In Humulus lupulus chromosome 7, drHumLupu1.1, whole genome shotgun sequence, the following are encoded in one genomic region:
- the LOC133790987 gene encoding dormancy-associated protein homolog 3 isoform X3 has product MGLLDQLWDDTVAGPRPENGLGKLRKYSTFSFRSNSGKGSDGGNVRSYGEDQPEEPTRVTRSIMIVRPPGSLSGSPPVSPAGSTPPVSPFSGRESFRFRRKSASDAYEKTSEVGPRSSPPPPYDV; this is encoded by the exons ATGGGCTTACTCGACCAGCTTTGGGATGACACCGTCGCCGGACCTCGTCCGGAGAACGGTCTCGGAAAGCTTCGAAAGTATTCCACCTTCAGTTTCCGGTCTAACTCTGGCAAGG GATCTGACGGTGGAAACGTGAGATCGTACGGTGAGGATCAGCCGGAGGAGCCGACGAGAGTTACACGGAGTATCATGATAGTAAGACCACCAGGGAGCCTGAGCGGCTCTCCTCCGGTTTCGCCAGCTGGGTCAACTCCTCCAGTGTCGCCGTTTTCTG GCAGAGAGTCGTTTAGGTTTCGAAGAAAGTCAGCATCGGATGCGTACGAGAAGACCAGCGAAGTTGGACCCAGAAGCAGCCCTCCTCCTCCTTACGACGTGtga
- the LOC133790987 gene encoding dormancy-associated protein homolog 3 isoform X2: MGLLDQLWDDTVAGPRPENGLGKLRKYSTFSFRSNSGKGSDGGNVRSYGEDQPEEPTRVTRSIMIVRPPGSLSGSPPVSPAGSTPPVSPFSESRLGFEESQHRMRTRRPAKLDPEAALLLLTTCEI; encoded by the exons ATGGGCTTACTCGACCAGCTTTGGGATGACACCGTCGCCGGACCTCGTCCGGAGAACGGTCTCGGAAAGCTTCGAAAGTATTCCACCTTCAGTTTCCGGTCTAACTCTGGCAAGG GATCTGACGGTGGAAACGTGAGATCGTACGGTGAGGATCAGCCGGAGGAGCCGACGAGAGTTACACGGAGTATCATGATAGTAAGACCACCAGGGAGCCTGAGCGGCTCTCCTCCGGTTTCGCCAGCTGGGTCAACTCCTCCAGTGTCGCCGTTTTCTG AGAGTCGTTTAGGTTTCGAAGAAAGTCAGCATCGGATGCGTACGAGAAGACCAGCGAAGTTGGACCCAGAAGCAGCCCTCCTCCTCCTTACGACGTGtgagatatga
- the LOC133790987 gene encoding dormancy-associated protein homolog 3 isoform X1, with protein sequence MGLLDQLWDDTVAGPRPENGLGKLRKYSTFSFRSNSGKGSDGGNVRSYGEDQPEEPTRVTRSIMIVRPPGSLSGSPPVSPAGSTPPVSPFSGGRESFRFRRKSASDAYEKTSEVGPRSSPPPPYDV encoded by the exons ATGGGCTTACTCGACCAGCTTTGGGATGACACCGTCGCCGGACCTCGTCCGGAGAACGGTCTCGGAAAGCTTCGAAAGTATTCCACCTTCAGTTTCCGGTCTAACTCTGGCAAGG GATCTGACGGTGGAAACGTGAGATCGTACGGTGAGGATCAGCCGGAGGAGCCGACGAGAGTTACACGGAGTATCATGATAGTAAGACCACCAGGGAGCCTGAGCGGCTCTCCTCCGGTTTCGCCAGCTGGGTCAACTCCTCCAGTGTCGCCGTTTTCTG GAGGCAGAGAGTCGTTTAGGTTTCGAAGAAAGTCAGCATCGGATGCGTACGAGAAGACCAGCGAAGTTGGACCCAGAAGCAGCCCTCCTCCTCCTTACGACGTGtga